The stretch of DNA CCCTGAGCGCCGCGATCGTCGCCTACTACTCGTTCGTCGGCTTCGAGACCTCGGCGAACATCGCGGAGGAGGTCCGTGAGCCCCGCCGCGTCTACCCCCGCGCGCTCTTCGGCGCCCTCGCCACGGCCGGCGTCGTCTACGTGCTCGTCGCGCTGGCGAGCTCGATCGCCCTGCCCGCAGGGGAGCTCTCGGACTCGAGCGGCCCGCTGTTGGCGGTCGTCTCGGCCACGGGCGTCCCGATCCCCGACTGGGTGTTCAGCACCATCGCCCTGATCGCCGTCGCGAACGGCGCGCTCCTCACGATGATCACGGCCAGCCGCGTCACCTACGGCATGGCGGAGCAGCGACTGCTGCCCGGACCGCTCGCCCGGGTCCTGCCGAACCGGAAGACGCCGTGGGTCGCCATCGTCGCGACCACCGTCGTCGCGATGGCCCTCACCCTGGTCGGCGACGTCGGCACGCTCGCCGAGACGGTCGTGCTCCTGCTGCTCTTCGTGTTCATCAGCACGAACGTCGCGGTCCTGGTGCTGCGGACGGACCGCGTCGAGCACGACCACTTCCGGGTGTGGACGTGGGTGCCGGTGCTCGGGGTGGCGTCCTGCGTCCTGCTGCTCACGCAGCAGAGCGGGCAGGTGTGGCTGTACGCCGCGATGCTGCTGGCCGTGGGCGTGGTGCTGTACTTCGTCGCCCGCGCGACGGGTCGCCGGACCGGCCGCGACCACGAGGCGGGCCGCATCCACTGACGGGATCGGACCACGAGACGGACGGGAGGCTGGGTACCAGCTGGCACCGAGCCTCCAGTCCGTCGTCCGCTCGGCTCAACCGAGGGTGCGCACCCAGTCCTCGATCGCCGCGCTGATCTGCACCCGCGCGTCTGCACGCGGGATCGTCGCGGTGCGGTCGCCCGGCTGGTCGCCGTAGGCGCCGAAGTCGGCGTGGTTCGCCCCCTCGATCTCGACCAGGGTCGCTGTGGTCGGGAGGAGGTGCCGGGCGGCGGCGACCTTGTCCGGTGTGGAGAGCCCGTCGCGTGAGCCGGAGACGCTGAGGACCTGGACGTACGAGCGGGCGATGTCGTTCGCGCAGTAGCTGCCGAGCAGGAGCAGCCCGTCGGCGTCCTGCGCGAGCTGGCACGCGCGGACCCCGCCGAGGGAGTGCCCGCCGACCGCCCACGTGCGGACGTCCGGGGCGTGCGCCTCGAAGGTCGCCAGCGGTCGGATGTCGAAGAACGCCAGGTTGAGCGTCGGCTTCGTGATGACGACGGTGGTGCCCGAGGCGACGACCTGCCGGAAGGTCGCCATGTACGCGTACGGGTCGACCTTCGCGCCCGGGATGAAGACGATCCCCCTGCCGTCGTCGCTGCCCGTCGGGGTCATCACGATGCTGTCGCCGACGTCGCGGACGGCCACGCGGTCGTCGCGCCAGACCTGCAGCGCGGCGCTCCGGGTGCCCTGCATGACGGTGTTCGCGTACACCAGGAAGACGACCGCGAGCAGCACCACGACGGTGACGATCCAGGCGGTCCAGCGGAGTGCTCGGTTCACGGTCGGTCATCCTCGTCGGGTCGGTCCTCGTCCGGCCGACGGGCCGTCACGGTCAGCCAGCGCTCCTCGGCGCCGGGGCGGGTGGTCTCGCGCACGTCGACGGCAGCCCACCCGGCGTTCGTCACCACAGCGGCGAGGCCGTCCTCGTCCCAGTAGGTGAACCAGCGGGGGTCGGCGAGCTTGCGGTCACTCCAGCCGTCCCCGTCCCCGTCCCCGTCGCCCCGCTTCACCGTCGCCGCGAGGACACCTCCGGGGCGGACCGCGTCGCGCGCGCGCTCGAGCACGGCGGCGGTGTCCGAGCGTGGGACGTGCAGCAGCACGGCGTTCGCGAAGACGGCGTCGTACGGGCCGCCCCAGCCGTCGCGGCGGACGTCGAGCACGCGGGCGTCGTGGCCGTCGGCACGCAGGCGCTCCACGAACGCGGCGCTGCCGTCCGTCCGGTCGACGCGCAGGCCCGCCGACTCGAGGGCGTCGGCGTCCCGCCCGGGGCCGGAGCCGAGCTCCAGGACGCGGGCGCCGTCGGGCACGAGCGCGAGCAGGTCGTCGACGAGCCCGGCGCGGTGGTCGTCGGTCCGCTCGGCGTAGCGATCGGCGCCCCGCTCGTAGGCCAGGAGCGTGCGCTCGGCGGTGAGGTCGCGGCGCATGACCGTCTCGCGCCGACCGTCCGGCAGCAGGCCGCCGGGGGTGTCCGTCGCGGTGAAGCCGATCCGCTCGTACGCCCGGCGGGCGCGGCCGTTGTCGGGCATCACGGACAGCTCGAGGCGCTCGACCCCCTGCGCGACGAGTGACTCGGCGATCGCGTCGACCAGGAGCGCGACGGTCCCCCGGCCGCGGGCGTCCGGCGCGATCCACATCGAGATCACCTCGGCGAGCGCGGGGTCGTCCGGGTCCGGGACCCCGCTCGCCATCCCGACCGGGACGTCGCCCTCGACCGCGAGCAGGTCGACCGCTCTCGGTAGTGACAGGCGAGTGCGCCAGCGGTGCTCCGGGGCGCCCTGCCAGTCCTCGAGGCGGGAGCCGAACGCCTGCGGCGCGTCCGCGAGGGCGGCGAGGCGGACCGGCCGCCAGAGCGCCCAGTCGTCGGCGGTCACCCGGCGCAGGTCGATGGTCACGGATCGACGGTACCGCTCGCGTCCTGTCCGCAGGACGCGGGCGGTACCGTCGGTCTCCGTGGTCAGGATGCCGGCGTGAGGTCGTACATCGTCACGCCGTCCACCGTCGTCGCCTCGTAGTGGGCGGCGACCCACTCGGCGATCTGCTCGGTGGCGTCGCTCCCGGTGCTGCTGCCCGCGCCCGACTGCGATGCGCCGCCGATGAACCAGTGGATCCTCCCCGCGGCGACGAGGGCCCGGAACTCCGCGAGGGTCGGCGCGGGGTCGGTGCCGTTGTAGCCGCCGATCGCCATGACCGGGTCGCCGGTGGCGAGCTGGTAGGTCGCGGCGCTGTTCGACCCGACGGTCGCGGCGGCCCAGGTGTACTCGTCGGCGTCGGCGGAGAGCGCGGCTACGACCTCGTCGGACACCTCGGTCGAGCCGCCGAGCAGGTTCGTGCCGCCGCCGGGGGCGTTCCCACCGCCGTCGGTCGTGCCGCCCGCGGCCCCCGGGCCGGCAGCGCCCTGGCCGGTCGTGTTCTGGCCGGTTGCGTTCTGGCCGTTCTGGCCGCCCGGTGCTCCACCGGGTGCACCCTGACCGCCCGGCGCTGCCTGACCGCCGGGCGCACCCTGGCCGCCGGCACCGCCCTGACCGCCGGGCCCACCCTGGCCGCCGGGCATGCCGCCACGGCCGCCGCCGAACCCGCTCGTCGTGACGCTCGGCCCGGCCGACGGGAGCGCGCCCGTGTGCCCGACCGTGGTGGTCTGCACCGAGAACGCCGTCGGCCCGAGCAGCGCCGCGACGAGCACCGTCGCGACGGTCGCTCCGGCGAGTCCACGCCCCCGAGGCGGCAGCACGACGAGCGCCGCCCCGACCACGGTCGCAGCGAGCACGACCCAGCGGATCCACGGCTGCCACGACGACGCCTGGGAGAGCAGGACGAACGACCAGGCACCGGAGACCGCCACGACCGCCGCCGCGACGATGCGCCAGGCGAGCACGTCGCGGCGCTGCCACAGGAGCCCGGCGCCGATGCCGACCAACCCGGCGATGTACGGAGCGAGCGCCACCGTGTAGTACGGGTGGAAGATCCCGCCCATGAAGCTGAAGACCAGACCGGTGACGAGCAGCGAGCCGCCGAGCACCAGGACGGTCGTGAGCCGCGGGTCGCGGCGCCGACGGACCCCGACCGCGACGAGGGACACGACGAGCAGCACGAGCGCGGTCGGCAGCAGCCAGGTCACCTGCGTGCCGAACTCCGAGCCGAACAACCGGGTCAGGCCGGTCGAGCCCCACGACCCCGCTCCGGTCGCCCCGCCCGGCACGACGCTCCCCGTCTCGTCGCCCGTGACCCGCCCGAGGCCGTTGTAGCCGAAGGTCAGCTCGAGGAAGCTGTTCGTCTGCGACCCGCCGACGTACGGGCGCGCCGAGGCCGGGACGAGCTCGACGATCGCGACCCACCACCCCGCGGAGACCACCACGGCGAGCGCCGCCGCGAGCAGGTGCCCGACCCGCCGGAACACCGGGCGGGATGACGCGACGAGGTACACGCCGACCAGGGGCGGCAGCACGAGGAACGCCTGCAGCTGCTTCGTCAGGAACCCGAGCCCGACGAGCACCCCGGCCCAGACCACCCACCGCATCCGCCCGGACTCGATGCCGCGCAGCGTCAGGGCGATCGCCCCGACGGTGAGCAGCACGAGCAGGGCGTCCGGGTTGTCGTAGCGGAACATCAGGGTCGCGACCGGCGTCGTCGCGAGCACGGCCCCCGCGGTCAGTGCCGCGCCGGCCGAGAAGCGGCGCCGGACGATCCGGTACAGCACCGCCACCGACGCGACGCCCATGAGCGCCTGCGGCACGAGGATCGACCACGAGTTCAGCCCG from Curtobacterium sp. SGAir0471 encodes:
- a CDS encoding APC family permease, translated to MTSDTSAPPQDGSASKLRQAITGPLLFLFILGDVLGAGIYALVGTLSKDVGGALWAPLVLALLLALLTAGSYAELVTKYPKAGGAAVFAERAYRTPIVSFLVGFSMLAAGVTSAAGLSLAFAGDYLGTFVDLPPVPTAIVFLALIACLNARGISDSLKSNVVMTVIEVSGLVIVIVVVAVMLGGGGGDVSRIGAFPAEANPALATLSAAIVAYYSFVGFETSANIAEEVREPRRVYPRALFGALATAGVVYVLVALASSIALPAGELSDSSGPLLAVVSATGVPIPDWVFSTIALIAVANGALLTMITASRVTYGMAEQRLLPGPLARVLPNRKTPWVAIVATTVVAMALTLVGDVGTLAETVVLLLLFVFISTNVAVLVLRTDRVEHDHFRVWTWVPVLGVASCVLLLTQQSGQVWLYAAMLLAVGVVLYFVARATGRRTGRDHEAGRIH
- a CDS encoding alpha/beta hydrolase; this encodes MNRALRWTAWIVTVVVLLAVVFLVYANTVMQGTRSAALQVWRDDRVAVRDVGDSIVMTPTGSDDGRGIVFIPGAKVDPYAYMATFRQVVASGTTVVITKPTLNLAFFDIRPLATFEAHAPDVRTWAVGGHSLGGVRACQLAQDADGLLLLGSYCANDIARSYVQVLSVSGSRDGLSTPDKVAAARHLLPTTATLVEIEGANHADFGAYGDQPGDRTATIPRADARVQISAAIEDWVRTLG
- a CDS encoding bifunctional GNAT family N-acetyltransferase/class I SAM-dependent methyltransferase; translation: MTIDLRRVTADDWALWRPVRLAALADAPQAFGSRLEDWQGAPEHRWRTRLSLPRAVDLLAVEGDVPVGMASGVPDPDDPALAEVISMWIAPDARGRGTVALLVDAIAESLVAQGVERLELSVMPDNGRARRAYERIGFTATDTPGGLLPDGRRETVMRRDLTAERTLLAYERGADRYAERTDDHRAGLVDDLLALVPDGARVLELGSGPGRDADALESAGLRVDRTDGSAAFVERLRADGHDARVLDVRRDGWGGPYDAVFANAVLLHVPRSDTAAVLERARDAVRPGGVLAATVKRGDGDGDGDGWSDRKLADPRWFTYWDEDGLAAVVTNAGWAAVDVRETTRPGAEERWLTVTARRPDEDRPDEDDRP
- a CDS encoding glycosyltransferase family 39 protein, which encodes MTDTIPAERPRLLPPPTRDRPAVRERLAALVRGRADAARWERPAFLGLLLVTGVLYVANLGVNGWANAFYSAAVQAGSQSWEAFFYGSSDAANAITVDKPPAFLWVIGISVRLFGLNSWSILVPQALMGVASVAVLYRIVRRRFSAGAALTAGAVLATTPVATLMFRYDNPDALLVLLTVGAIALTLRGIESGRMRWVVWAGVLVGLGFLTKQLQAFLVLPPLVGVYLVASSRPVFRRVGHLLAAALAVVVSAGWWVAIVELVPASARPYVGGSQTNSFLELTFGYNGLGRVTGDETGSVVPGGATGAGSWGSTGLTRLFGSEFGTQVTWLLPTALVLLVVSLVAVGVRRRRDPRLTTVLVLGGSLLVTGLVFSFMGGIFHPYYTVALAPYIAGLVGIGAGLLWQRRDVLAWRIVAAAVVAVSGAWSFVLLSQASSWQPWIRWVVLAATVVGAALVVLPPRGRGLAGATVATVLVAALLGPTAFSVQTTTVGHTGALPSAGPSVTTSGFGGGRGGMPGGQGGPGGQGGAGGQGAPGGQAAPGGQGAPGGAPGGQNGQNATGQNTTGQGAAGPGAAGGTTDGGGNAPGGGTNLLGGSTEVSDEVVAALSADADEYTWAAATVGSNSAATYQLATGDPVMAIGGYNGTDPAPTLAEFRALVAAGRIHWFIGGASQSGAGSSTGSDATEQIAEWVAAHYEATTVDGVTMYDLTPAS